From one Salmo salar chromosome ssa09, Ssal_v3.1, whole genome shotgun sequence genomic stretch:
- the LOC106612580 gene encoding frizzled-9, whose protein sequence is MEGSPLKILISLWCQLVVAGYSVELGTYDLERGRPAKCEPIVIPMCQGIGYNMTRMPNFMDHDNQKEAAIKLNEFAPLVEYGCDVHLRFFLCSLYTPMCTDKVSTSIPACRPMCEQARQKCSPIMEKFHYAWPDSLDCSKLPTRNDPNALCMEAPENDTKTEIKKGEGMLPVPPRPRQPGSGNGRSPGSLGSCENSEKFQYVEKSQSCAPRCSSAVDVFWSRRDKDFAFIWMTVWSTLCFVSTSFTVLTFLLDPHRFQYPERPIIFLSMCYNIYSVAFIIRSVAGAENIACDRENGELYIIQEGLESTGCTIVFLILYYFGMASSIWWVILTLTWFLAAGKKWGHEAIESHSNYFHMAAWGIPALKTIIILTMRKVAGDELTGLCYVGSMDSGALTGFVLIPLSCYLVIGTSFVLTGFVALFHIRKVMKTEGTNTEKLEKLMVKIGIYSILYTVPATCVIICYFYERLNMDYWKFRGLEGKCVSFPGRRNEDCSLDVSVPTVAVFMLKIFMSLVVGITSGVWVWSSKTLQTWQGLCSRKLASDRTNRKPCGSVSCSSTHCHYKAPAVVLHMAKTDPYSDSPTHV, encoded by the coding sequence ATGGAGGGGTCTCCTTTGAAGATACTGATTTCTCTCTGGTGTCAGTTGGTGGTTGCTGGCTACAGTGTGGAGCTAGGAACCTACGACCTGGAACGAGGCAGACCAGCCAAATGCGAACCGATAGTAATCCCCATGTGCCAGGGCATTGGCTACAACATGACCAGAATGCCCAATTTTATGGACCATGACAACCAAAAGGAGGCTGCCATCAAGCTGAATGAGTTTGCACCTCTAGTGGAGTACGGCTGTGATGTGCACCTTCGTttcttcctctgctctctctacacccccatgTGCACTGATAAAGTGTCTACCTCCATCCCAGCCTGCAGACCCATGTGTGAGCAGGCCAGGCAGAAGTGCTCACCCATTATGGAGAAGTTCCACTACGCATGGCCTGACTCGCTGGATTGCTCCAAGCTCCCGACCAGGAACGACCCCAACGCGCTGTGCATGGAGGCTCCAGAGAACGACACCAAGACGGAGATCAAGAAGGGAGAGGGCATGCTTCCTGTTCCCCCTCGGCCAAGGCAACCGGGTAGCGGTAACGGGCGCTCCCCGGGCAGTCTGGGGTCCTGCGAGAACTCAGAGAAGTTCCAGTACGTGGAGAAGAGCCAGTCATGTGCCCCGCGCTGCTCCTCGGCAGTGGACGTGTTCTGGTCCAGACGGGACAAGGACTTTGCCTTCATCTGGATGACGGTGTGGTCAACGCTCTGTTTCGTCTCCACGTCCTTCACCGTTCTCACCTTCCTCCTGGACCCCCACCGCTTCCAGTACCCCGAGCGGCCCATCATCTTCCTCTCCATGTGCTACAACATCTACTCTGTGGCCTTCATCATCCGCTCGGTGGCCGGGGCCGAGAACATCGCCTGCGACCGGGAGAATGGCGAGCTTTACATCATCCAGGAGGGGCTGGAGTCCACAGGCTGCACCATCGTCTTCCTCATCCTCTACTATTTCGGTATGGCCTCGTCCATCTGGTGGGTCATCCTTACCCTCACCTGGTTCCTGGCCGCTGGTAAGAAGTGGGGACACGAGGCCATTGAGTCCCACAGCAACTACTTCCACATGGCCGCGTGGGGCATCCCGGCTCTGAAGaccatcatcatcctcaccatgAGGAAGGTAGCAGGGGATGAGCTGACGGGTCTGTGCTACGTGGGCAGCATGGACTCTGGCGCGCTCACCGGCTTTGTGCTCATCCCTCTGTCCTGCTACCTGGTCATTGGCACGTCCTTCGTCCTCACCGGCTTTGTGGCGCTCTTCCACATCCGCAAGGTGATGAAAACCGAAGGCACCAACACGGAGAAGCTGGAAAAGCTGATGGTGAAGATCGGCATCTACTCCATCCTGTACACGGTGCCCGCCACCTGCGTCATCATCTGCTACTTCTACGAGAGGCTCAACATGGACTACTGGAAGTTCAGGGGGCTGGAGGGCAAGTGCGTGTCGTTCCCCGGGCGCCGGAACGAGGACTGCTCCCTGGATGTGTCGGTGCCCACTGTGGCGGTATTCATGCTGAAGATCTTCATGTCTCTGGTGGTGGGCATCAccagtggtgtgtgggtgtggagcTCCAAGACCCTGCAGACCTGGCAGGGCCTGTGCAGCAGGAAGCTGGCATCAGACAGGACTAACAGGAAGCCCTGTGGCAGCGTGAGCTGCAGCAGCACACACTGTCATTACAAAGCCCCTGCCGTGGTGCTCCACATGGCCAAGACAGACCCTTACTCAGACAGCCCCACACAtgtctga